Proteins encoded in a region of the Mesoflavibacter profundi genome:
- a CDS encoding amidohydrolase family protein, with protein sequence MKKLNILLLTLLVSFSGLAQQTPAPKQSNAYSIEGATLHMGNGNVIKNALIMFDNGKITFVGSAMMKIARQGEIIDAKGKHVYPGFIAPNSTLGLVEVDAVRASDDEDEIGAMNPHVRSIIAYNTESKVVESMRPNGILMAQITPRGGRISGTSSIVQLDAWNWEDAIIKEDDGIHLNWPSAYSRGRWWLGEPRILKENKNYSKEVEELVQFFSQNNAYQTSDKNPKNLPFEALNGLTDGSKTLYVHVDKEKGITDAIIFAKAQNIKNMVIVGGYEANKVTDLLKENNIPVLLQRVHSLPNNTDDDYDLPFKLATELVNAGVLVGLENAGDMERMNTRNLPFLAGTTVAYGLTKEQALSLITFNTAKILGVDDTVGSLEVGKDATLFISEGDALDMRTNKLTKAFIQGRDISLETHQTELAKRYSEKYKNQ encoded by the coding sequence ATGAAAAAACTAAATATATTATTATTAACACTTTTGGTGAGTTTTTCTGGTCTAGCGCAACAAACTCCAGCACCAAAACAAAGTAATGCATACTCTATTGAAGGTGCTACTTTACATATGGGTAACGGAAATGTGATTAAAAATGCTTTAATCATGTTTGATAACGGAAAAATCACTTTTGTTGGAAGCGCCATGATGAAAATAGCCAGACAAGGTGAAATTATTGACGCTAAAGGCAAACATGTTTATCCTGGTTTTATTGCTCCTAATTCTACTTTAGGTTTAGTAGAAGTAGATGCTGTAAGAGCTAGTGATGATGAAGACGAAATCGGAGCTATGAATCCGCATGTACGAAGCATCATTGCTTACAACACCGAATCTAAAGTTGTAGAATCTATGCGTCCAAACGGTATTTTAATGGCGCAAATTACGCCTCGTGGCGGACGTATTTCTGGAACATCTAGTATTGTACAACTAGATGCTTGGAATTGGGAAGATGCGATTATAAAAGAAGATGATGGAATCCATTTAAATTGGCCAAGTGCGTATTCGCGTGGACGTTGGTGGTTAGGTGAACCTAGAATTTTAAAAGAAAACAAAAACTACTCTAAAGAAGTTGAAGAGTTAGTTCAGTTTTTCTCTCAAAACAATGCCTATCAAACTAGTGACAAAAATCCAAAAAACTTACCGTTTGAAGCTTTAAATGGGTTAACAGATGGTTCTAAAACTTTATATGTTCATGTTGATAAAGAAAAAGGAATTACCGATGCTATCATTTTCGCGAAAGCGCAAAACATAAAAAACATGGTAATTGTTGGTGGATACGAAGCTAATAAAGTAACCGATTTATTAAAAGAAAATAATATTCCTGTATTATTACAACGCGTACATTCGTTACCAAACAATACAGATGATGATTACGATTTACCATTTAAATTAGCTACAGAATTAGTTAATGCTGGCGTTTTAGTTGGTTTAGAAAATGCAGGTGATATGGAACGTATGAACACCAGAAATTTACCATTTTTAGCAGGTACAACAGTTGCTTACGGATTAACTAAAGAACAAGCTTTAAGTTTAATTACCTTTAACACAGCAAAGATTTTAGGAGTTGATGATACTGTTGGATCTTTAGAAGTTGGTAAAGATGCAACCTTATTTATTAGTGAAGGTGATGCTTTAGATATGCGCACCAACAAACTTACAAAAGCCTTTATACAAGGTAGAGACATAAGTCTTGAAACACATCAAACAGAATTAGCCAAACGCTACTCTGAAAAATATAAAAATCAATAA
- a CDS encoding VOC family protein — translation MKLGAFSVSLTVKDIHKSKAFYETLGFTAFAGEIEKNYLIMKNGNALVGLFQGMFDKNILTFNPGWDENANKLDDFTDVRDIQKHIKSNQIPLITEADESSSGPASFVILDPDGNPVLIDQHV, via the coding sequence ATGAAACTTGGCGCATTTTCAGTTAGTCTTACTGTAAAAGACATACACAAATCCAAAGCTTTTTACGAAACCTTAGGCTTTACCGCTTTTGCAGGCGAGATTGAAAAAAACTATTTAATCATGAAAAATGGTAATGCGCTTGTAGGACTATTTCAAGGTATGTTTGATAAAAACATCTTAACTTTTAATCCTGGTTGGGACGAAAACGCTAATAAATTAGACGATTTTACAGATGTAAGAGATATACAAAAACACATCAAATCCAATCAAATTCCTTTAATTACAGAAGCAGATGAGAGTTCTTCTGGTCCAGCAAGTTTTGTGATTTTAGATCCTGATGGTAATCCTGTTTTGATTGATCAGCATGTTTAA
- a CDS encoding M15 family metallopeptidase: protein MKFCFTLLLTLVSNLTIAQLPKGFVYVQDSLPDLNVELRYCYDNNFVGEQIEGYINEVVIVTAQTVDALKKVQADLKADGFTLKVFDAYRPQRAVNHFVRWAKQVNDTMMKTQYYPKVNKRNLFKEGYIASKSRHSSGSTLDVTIVNLETGEELDMGSPYDFFGPESWVSNTNLTEEQIANRQRLQKVMLKNGFRNYSQEWWHFTLKNEPFKNQYFDFLVE, encoded by the coding sequence ATGAAATTTTGTTTTACACTTTTATTAACTTTAGTTTCAAACCTTACAATTGCGCAGCTTCCTAAAGGATTTGTGTATGTTCAAGATAGTTTACCAGATTTAAATGTAGAACTACGTTATTGCTACGATAATAATTTTGTAGGAGAACAAATAGAGGGTTATATAAATGAAGTTGTGATTGTCACTGCGCAAACAGTAGATGCTTTAAAAAAGGTGCAAGCCGATTTAAAAGCTGATGGTTTTACCCTTAAAGTTTTTGATGCCTATAGACCACAACGCGCTGTTAACCATTTTGTACGCTGGGCAAAACAGGTTAATGATACAATGATGAAAACGCAATATTACCCAAAAGTTAATAAGCGTAATTTATTTAAAGAAGGTTACATTGCTTCAAAATCAAGGCACAGTAGTGGTAGTACTTTGGATGTTACTATCGTGAATTTAGAAACAGGTGAAGAACTGGATATGGGATCGCCTTACGACTTTTTTGGACCAGAATCTTGGGTAAGCAATACAAATCTAACAGAAGAACAAATTGCTAACAGACAACGTTTACAAAAGGTTATGCTTAAAAATGGTTTTAGAAATTATTCGCAAGAATGGTGGCATTTTACGTTAAAAAATGAACCTTTTAAAAATCAATATTTTGATTTTTTAGTCGAATAA
- a CDS encoding DUF6503 family protein, producing MKQTFSLLTLAIFLLNCKNETKKEIEVITDYKNEKLDVTTSIYPETLTKIFDAHGGIDLWNQMKSLEFTMSKPNGNEVTLTNLKTREALITHPDFTLGHDGSQTWFVNNTDGEYKGYDPKYYYNLMFYFYAMPFVFGDDGINISDAEPLTFEGETYPGIKFTYESGVGETPEDQYIVYYNPETYVMEWLGYTVNFIPNIDTKELHFRKYSKWQNVNGILLPAEMVRYKYKNNLPTEPMGTTEFIDVKLTKQAVPKTTFKAPENATIVE from the coding sequence ATGAAACAAACCTTCTCATTACTTACCCTTGCTATCTTTCTTTTAAATTGTAAAAATGAAACCAAAAAAGAGATAGAAGTTATCACCGATTATAAAAACGAAAAACTGGACGTAACAACCTCAATTTATCCAGAAACACTTACTAAAATTTTTGATGCGCATGGCGGAATAGATCTTTGGAACCAAATGAAATCCTTAGAATTTACAATGTCAAAACCTAACGGAAATGAAGTAACCTTAACTAATTTAAAAACTAGAGAAGCATTAATTACACATCCTGATTTTACATTAGGTCATGATGGCTCTCAAACTTGGTTTGTGAATAATACAGATGGTGAGTATAAAGGTTACGACCCAAAATATTACTATAATTTGATGTTTTATTTTTATGCAATGCCTTTTGTATTTGGAGATGACGGAATTAATATTAGCGATGCAGAACCTTTAACTTTTGAAGGTGAAACGTATCCTGGTATTAAATTTACTTACGAAAGTGGAGTAGGAGAAACACCAGAAGACCAATATATTGTGTATTATAATCCAGAAACTTACGTAATGGAATGGTTAGGATATACCGTAAACTTTATTCCTAATATAGATACTAAAGAATTACACTTTAGAAAATATAGCAAATGGCAAAATGTAAATGGTATTTTGTTACCTGCAGAAATGGTACGTTATAAATACAAAAATAATTTGCCAACAGAACCAATGGGAACAACAGAATTTATAGACGTTAAATTAACAAAACAAGCGGTTCCTAAAACAACTTTTAAAGCACCAGAAAATGCTACAATTGTAGAATAA
- a CDS encoding amidohydrolase family protein, which yields MKKTLAFLGLLLCSQWIIAQEYFPKNDGVKTNTSNYTAFTNAKIYITPSQIINNGTLLIKDGKVVSSGSNITIPKNAITIDVSGKTIYPSFIETYSDFGMKPVENASSDRRSPQYDASREGYYWNDHIRPDQNAIDFFQFDNNKAEKLRKAGFGVVNSHIDDGIIQGTGVLVTLASEGSNATRLLDKKLGQFYSTSKSKTSRQMYPTSLMGTMALLRQVNLDADWYAKGNIKEKDLALEAFNANRNQIQILNASSKENILRFDKIGDQFNTQYIFVAGGDEYEWITDIKATNAQLIVPVNFPDAYDMEDPLMASSVSLADLKAWNQSPANPKILAEHNISFAFTTHDLKEEKDLLSNLKKAIEYGLDKTKALEALTTIPAQILGKSTQLGHLKSGAYANFLITSGDIFEDNTVLYQNWVTGIKDEINPMNTKDLRGDYTLQIDNTDYQLTINGEIEKLKSKIKTEDNEFGSSIAFKDDWLQLTLTTKDTTKQEFIRLMSHVKNTNKFSGKAYLPNGKETTFIASKKEDATNDKKEKDKNNKTEQPNIYPVTYPNTAFGYESLPQQETILFKNATVWTNEADGILEQTDVLIKNGKISKIGKNLSAGNATVVDATGKHLTSGIIDEHSHIATESVNEAGQNSTAEVTIEDVIDAEDINIYRNLSGGVTSIQILHGSANPIGGRSAIIKLKWGETPENLIYTNSPKFIKFALGENVKQSNWGDYSKNRFPQTRMGVEQVYVDYFQRAKEYDALKKSGKPYRKDIELETLAEILNKERFISCHSYVQSEINMLMKVAEQFNFSINTFTHILEGYKVADKMVKHGVGGSTFSDWWAYKYEVNDAIPFNAPIMHNAGVTVAINSDDAEMSRRLNQEAAKSVKYGDISEEDAWKFVTLNPAKLLHIDDRVGSIKVGKDADVVLWSDHPLSIYAKAEKTIIDGTVYFDIEKDKAMRNALKTQKSELTNLMLQAKNKGLKTKPIEKKEKEQLHCDSVEHQL from the coding sequence ATGAAAAAAACTCTAGCCTTTTTAGGTTTATTATTGTGTAGTCAATGGATTATTGCACAAGAATATTTTCCTAAAAATGATGGTGTTAAAACTAACACATCCAATTACACAGCATTTACAAATGCTAAAATTTACATTACTCCAAGCCAAATTATTAATAACGGTACGTTACTTATTAAAGACGGTAAGGTTGTTTCTAGCGGTAGTAATATTACTATCCCAAAAAACGCAATTACAATAGATGTTAGCGGTAAAACAATTTATCCTTCGTTTATAGAAACGTATAGCGATTTTGGGATGAAACCAGTAGAAAATGCTTCAAGCGATAGACGATCGCCACAATACGATGCTAGTCGCGAAGGGTATTATTGGAATGATCATATTAGACCTGATCAAAACGCTATAGACTTTTTTCAGTTTGATAACAATAAAGCTGAAAAACTTAGAAAAGCTGGTTTTGGTGTTGTAAACTCTCATATAGACGATGGTATAATCCAAGGTACAGGCGTATTAGTAACATTAGCGTCTGAAGGTAGTAATGCCACTAGACTTTTGGATAAAAAATTAGGTCAGTTTTACAGCACATCAAAAAGTAAAACGTCTCGACAAATGTATCCAACATCTTTAATGGGTACTATGGCATTATTAAGACAAGTAAATCTTGATGCAGATTGGTATGCTAAAGGTAACATTAAAGAAAAAGATCTTGCTTTAGAAGCGTTTAATGCAAATAGAAATCAAATTCAAATTCTTAATGCTTCTAGTAAAGAAAACATTTTACGCTTTGATAAAATTGGCGATCAATTTAACACGCAATATATTTTTGTTGCTGGCGGCGATGAGTACGAATGGATTACAGATATAAAAGCAACTAACGCACAACTTATTGTTCCAGTAAATTTTCCAGATGCTTATGATATGGAAGATCCATTAATGGCAAGTTCAGTTAGTTTAGCAGATTTAAAAGCTTGGAATCAATCTCCTGCAAACCCTAAAATACTAGCAGAACACAATATCTCTTTTGCGTTTACGACACACGATTTAAAAGAAGAAAAGGATTTACTTTCTAATCTAAAAAAAGCTATAGAATATGGTTTAGATAAAACCAAAGCGTTAGAAGCTTTAACTACTATTCCGGCGCAAATCTTAGGTAAATCAACACAATTAGGACATTTAAAATCTGGAGCTTACGCTAACTTTTTAATCACTTCTGGTGATATTTTTGAAGATAACACTGTACTTTATCAAAATTGGGTAACTGGTATTAAAGACGAAATTAACCCGATGAACACTAAAGACTTACGCGGTGATTATACTTTACAAATCGATAATACAGATTACCAATTAACAATTAATGGAGAGATTGAAAAACTTAAGTCTAAAATTAAAACAGAAGACAACGAGTTTGGATCTTCAATAGCGTTTAAAGACGATTGGTTACAACTAACCTTAACGACAAAAGATACCACTAAGCAAGAGTTTATTAGATTAATGTCTCATGTTAAAAACACTAATAAATTTTCTGGTAAAGCTTACTTACCAAACGGAAAGGAAACAACATTTATAGCATCTAAAAAAGAAGACGCTACTAATGATAAAAAAGAAAAGGATAAGAATAATAAGACTGAACAACCTAATATCTATCCTGTAACTTATCCAAACACAGCATTTGGTTACGAAAGTTTACCTCAACAAGAAACTATTTTATTTAAAAACGCAACAGTTTGGACTAATGAAGCAGATGGTATTTTAGAGCAAACAGACGTTTTAATTAAAAACGGAAAAATTTCTAAAATTGGTAAAAATCTTAGTGCTGGTAATGCTACAGTTGTAGATGCAACAGGAAAACATTTAACTTCTGGAATTATCGACGAACATTCTCACATAGCTACAGAAAGTGTTAATGAAGCTGGACAAAACAGTACAGCAGAAGTAACTATTGAAGATGTTATAGATGCAGAAGATATTAATATTTACCGTAACCTTTCTGGCGGCGTCACTTCAATACAAATATTACATGGATCTGCAAATCCAATTGGTGGTCGTTCGGCAATTATTAAATTAAAATGGGGAGAAACTCCAGAAAATTTAATTTACACAAACTCGCCAAAATTTATCAAGTTTGCTTTAGGTGAAAACGTAAAGCAAAGTAATTGGGGCGACTATTCTAAAAACCGTTTTCCGCAAACAAGAATGGGTGTAGAACAAGTGTATGTAGATTATTTCCAAAGAGCAAAAGAATATGATGCATTAAAGAAAAGCGGTAAACCTTACAGAAAAGACATAGAATTAGAAACGCTTGCCGAAATTTTAAATAAAGAACGTTTTATTTCTTGTCACTCTTACGTTCAAAGTGAAATTAATATGCTAATGAAGGTTGCAGAACAATTCAACTTTAGCATCAATACATTCACACATATTTTAGAAGGTTACAAAGTAGCAGACAAAATGGTAAAACATGGTGTTGGCGGATCTACATTTAGCGATTGGTGGGCATATAAATATGAGGTTAACGATGCCATTCCTTTTAATGCACCAATTATGCACAATGCTGGTGTAACCGTTGCCATAAATAGTGATGATGCCGAAATGTCTAGACGTTTAAATCAAGAAGCTGCAAAAAGTGTAAAATACGGAGATATTAGCGAAGAAGACGCTTGGAAGTTTGTTACTTTAAATCCAGCAAAATTATTACATATCGATGATCGTGTTGGAAGTATTAAAGTAGGTAAAGATGCCGATGTAGTTTTATGGTCTGATCATCCTTTATCTATTTATGCTAAAGCAGAAAAAACAATAATAGATGGTACAGTATATTTTGATATTGAAAAAGATAAAGCAATGCGAAATGCTTTAAAAACTCAAAAATCTGAGCTTACTAACCTAATGCTTCAAGCAAAAAACAAAGGGTTAAAAACGAAGCCAATCGAGAAAAAAGAAAAAGAACAATTACACTGCGATTCGGTAGAACATCAACTTTAA
- a CDS encoding aminoacyl-histidine dipeptidase, protein MSQDVRALEPKALWNKFADLNAVPRPSKKEERVIKFMKDFGAKLGLETIEDEVGNVIIKKPATAGMEDRVTIVMQSHLDMVHQKNGDIVFDFDTQGIEMYVDGDWVKAKGTTLGADNGLGVATIMAILESTDIPHPAIEALFTIDEETGMTGAMGLKGGLLTGDILLNLDTEEDDEIGVGCAGGVDVTARRTYEEEETPEFKIGYQVEVKGLQGGHSGMQIHEGLGNANKIMNRVLFDGFENFGLRISQIEGGSLRNAIPRESKAIVAIDAIHEDAFLAEMKEQANTIKKELKTMEPDLEILVTKTETPEKIMDLGVQEGVTRAIYAALNGVYRMSADIPELVETSNNIARVTIKDGEIEIACLTRSSVESSKLDLANTLRATFELTGCEVEFSGDYPGWTPNMDASILKVVTNVYERLNNEKPHVAACHAGLECGILGQNYPDMEMISFGPNIKGAHSPDERAQISSAQKYWKFVLEILKDIPKK, encoded by the coding sequence ATGAGTCAAGACGTAAGAGCCTTAGAGCCTAAAGCATTATGGAATAAATTTGCCGATTTAAACGCTGTACCAAGACCTTCTAAAAAAGAAGAACGCGTTATAAAATTTATGAAAGATTTTGGAGCTAAGCTAGGTTTAGAAACTATAGAAGACGAAGTAGGAAACGTAATTATCAAAAAGCCAGCAACAGCAGGAATGGAAGATCGCGTAACCATTGTAATGCAATCGCATTTAGATATGGTACATCAAAAAAATGGCGATATCGTTTTTGATTTTGATACGCAAGGTATTGAGATGTATGTAGATGGTGATTGGGTAAAAGCAAAAGGAACAACACTTGGTGCAGATAACGGTTTAGGTGTTGCTACCATTATGGCTATTTTAGAAAGTACAGATATACCACATCCAGCAATAGAAGCTTTATTTACCATTGATGAAGAAACCGGAATGACTGGCGCAATGGGATTAAAAGGCGGATTATTAACTGGTGATATTTTATTGAATTTAGACACCGAAGAAGATGACGAAATTGGTGTTGGTTGTGCTGGTGGAGTAGATGTAACTGCAAGACGTACTTATGAAGAAGAAGAAACACCAGAATTTAAAATCGGTTATCAAGTTGAGGTAAAAGGATTACAAGGCGGACATTCAGGAATGCAAATACACGAAGGTTTAGGTAACGCCAATAAAATTATGAACCGTGTGTTATTTGACGGTTTTGAAAACTTTGGTTTACGTATCTCTCAAATAGAAGGCGGAAGTTTACGTAACGCTATACCACGCGAGAGCAAAGCAATTGTCGCAATAGATGCGATACACGAAGACGCTTTTTTAGCCGAAATGAAAGAGCAAGCCAATACCATAAAAAAGGAACTTAAAACCATGGAGCCAGATTTAGAGATTTTAGTCACTAAAACTGAAACACCAGAAAAAATTATGGATTTAGGTGTGCAAGAAGGTGTAACTAGAGCTATTTATGCGGCTTTAAATGGCGTGTACCGTATGAGTGCAGATATTCCAGAATTAGTAGAAACCTCTAATAATATTGCACGAGTAACTATAAAAGATGGCGAGATAGAAATTGCGTGTTTAACACGAAGCTCTGTAGAGAGTTCTAAACTAGATTTAGCCAATACCTTACGAGCTACGTTTGAATTAACAGGTTGCGAAGTAGAGTTTTCTGGAGATTATCCAGGTTGGACACCAAATATGGATGCATCAATCTTAAAAGTGGTTACCAATGTTTACGAGCGTTTAAATAACGAAAAGCCACACGTTGCAGCTTGCCATGCAGGATTAGAATGTGGTATTTTAGGACAAAATTATCCAGATATGGAAATGATTAGTTTTGGACCAAATATTAAAGGTGCACATAGCCCAGACGAGCGTGCACAAATTAGCTCTGCACAAAAGTATTGGAAGTTTGTGTTAGAAATTTTAAAAGACATCCCAAAGAAATAG
- a CDS encoding TrmH family RNA methyltransferase: MTYKQISSTQNQLIKQIVLLKEKSRERRKSGLFVVEGLREIQLTLQGDYDIETLLFFPEICPEDSLPKLNDSTQIIEISKDVYQKIAHRDTTEGIIAIAKSKLHQLENLKLNSENPLILIAEAPEKPGNIGALLRTADAANVDAFILANPKTDLYNPNIIRSSVGCVFTNTIATGSTEDIIAFLKSNNINIYSAILQDAEYYHQQDFTKASAIVVGTEADGLSQAWRDASTQNIIIPMSGKIDSMNVSVAAGILVFEAKRQRDFI, encoded by the coding sequence ATGACTTACAAACAAATTTCTAGCACACAAAACCAGCTAATAAAACAAATTGTTTTATTGAAAGAAAAATCTAGAGAACGCCGTAAATCTGGGCTTTTTGTTGTTGAAGGTTTACGCGAAATACAATTAACACTACAAGGAGATTACGACATAGAAACCCTTTTGTTTTTTCCAGAAATTTGTCCAGAAGACAGTTTACCTAAGCTAAACGATTCTACTCAAATTATTGAAATCTCTAAAGACGTTTATCAAAAAATAGCGCATAGAGATACCACTGAAGGCATTATAGCGATTGCAAAAAGTAAATTGCATCAATTAGAGAACTTGAAATTAAATAGTGAAAATCCATTAATTTTAATTGCAGAAGCACCAGAAAAACCTGGAAATATTGGTGCGTTGTTACGTACCGCAGATGCTGCAAACGTAGATGCTTTTATTTTAGCAAATCCAAAAACCGATTTGTATAATCCAAACATCATTAGATCTAGTGTTGGTTGCGTATTTACTAATACCATTGCGACTGGTAGCACAGAAGATATTATCGCATTTTTAAAGTCGAATAACATCAATATTTACAGTGCTATTTTACAAGACGCAGAGTATTACCATCAACAAGATTTTACTAAAGCTAGCGCTATTGTTGTTGGTACAGAAGCAGATGGTTTAAGCCAAGCTTGGCGCGATGCTTCAACACAAAACATCATTATCCCAATGAGTGGAAAAATTGACTCTATGAATGTATCTGTTGCTGCAGGAATTTTAGTTTTTGAAGCTAAAAGACAAAGAGATTTTATTTAA
- a CDS encoding DUF3810 domain-containing protein has protein sequence MRKHTKLILTGLIVPTYILVQLAKRFPEFVDRYYSDGLYPFLSKCFRYILGWLPFSFGDFVYGVGLILILRWLVLNRKRIYKDTVKWLLDVGAVIGVVYFAFHLLWGFNYYRNPLHKNLNLEDNYTTEQLLSVTKKLIEKSNSLQLQLAKNDTVKVVLPYTKTEILKQTPNGYKALEKEFPHLEYHPKSLKTSIFSLPLTYMGFSGYLNPLTNEAQVDYLIPEYKFPTTSAHEIAHQLGYALENEANFMGFLASVNNPDIYFKYCGYTFGLRHCLNEIYKRNPDTYYKLVETINIGILKNYQEVQDFWNGYKNPSEIFFKSTYTTYLKANNQAKGMESYSYVVALLVNYLDKKSF, from the coding sequence ATGCGAAAACACACCAAATTAATTTTAACGGGATTAATTGTACCTACCTACATTTTGGTGCAACTTGCCAAACGTTTTCCTGAATTTGTAGACCGTTATTACAGCGATGGTTTATACCCATTTTTATCTAAATGTTTTAGATATATTTTGGGTTGGTTACCGTTTAGTTTTGGTGATTTTGTTTATGGCGTTGGCTTGATTTTAATACTTAGATGGTTAGTTTTAAATAGAAAACGCATTTATAAAGATACCGTGAAATGGTTGTTAGATGTTGGCGCTGTTATAGGTGTTGTGTATTTTGCGTTTCATTTACTTTGGGGATTTAATTATTACCGAAATCCTTTACACAAAAACTTAAATTTAGAAGATAATTACACCACAGAACAACTACTTTCGGTCACCAAAAAACTTATTGAAAAATCCAACAGTTTACAGTTGCAACTTGCTAAAAACGACACTGTAAAAGTTGTTTTACCTTACACTAAAACCGAAATTTTAAAACAAACTCCTAATGGTTATAAAGCGCTGGAAAAAGAGTTTCCGCATTTGGAATACCATCCAAAAAGTTTAAAAACCTCTATTTTTAGTTTACCGCTAACGTATATGGGTTTTAGCGGATATTTGAATCCGCTAACTAACGAAGCGCAGGTAGATTATTTAATTCCGGAGTATAAATTCCCAACGACTTCTGCACACGAAATTGCACATCAATTGGGTTATGCTTTAGAAAACGAAGCTAATTTTATGGGCTTTTTAGCATCTGTAAATAATCCTGATATTTATTTTAAATATTGTGGTTACACCTTTGGGCTTAGACATTGTTTAAATGAAATTTACAAACGAAATCCTGATACGTATTATAAGTTAGTTGAAACTATTAACATTGGAATTTTAAAAAACTACCAAGAAGTACAAGACTTTTGGAATGGCTATAAAAATCCTTCTGAGATATTTTTTAAAAGTACTTATACGACTTATCTAAAAGCAAATAACCAAGCTAAAGGCATGGAAAGCTACAGTTATGTTGTTGCTTTACTGGTTAACTATTTGGATAAAAAGTCATTCTAA
- a CDS encoding M48 family metallopeptidase produces MNHTTLFYIIIAIITINFIIDKILDALNAKHYNDQLPEELQDVYDEDEYKKSQRYKATNYRFGILTSTFSFVLTLAFFFLDGFAFVDQLARQITDHNILVTLIFFGIIMIGSDILTTPFSYYKTFVIEEQFGFNKTTKKTFILDKIKGWLMTIIVGGILLGIITWFYHTTKDLFWIYAWILVSVFTIFINLFYSRLIVPIFNKQTPLEDGSLRDSISKYAESVGFNLDKIFIIDGSKRSTKANAYFSGFGNEKRVTLYDTLVNDLDEDEIVAVLAHEVGHYKKKHIIFNLISSILLTGFTLFILSLLIDNPLLSEALGVQQTSFHIGLIAFGILYSPLSEITGLIMNWFSRKFEYQADDYAKNTYKAEPLITSLKKLSKNSLSNLTPHPAYVFMHYSHPTLLERIKNLKL; encoded by the coding sequence ATGAATCACACTACCCTATTCTACATCATCATCGCCATTATAACTATTAATTTTATTATTGATAAAATTTTAGATGCGCTTAACGCGAAACATTATAATGACCAATTACCTGAAGAGTTACAAGATGTTTATGATGAAGACGAGTATAAAAAATCACAACGCTACAAAGCTACAAACTATCGTTTTGGGATATTAACGTCAACATTTTCGTTTGTATTAACATTGGCGTTTTTCTTTTTAGATGGTTTTGCTTTTGTGGACCAATTAGCAAGACAGATTACAGACCATAATATTTTAGTAACGCTTATCTTTTTTGGAATTATAATGATAGGTAGTGATATTTTAACGACGCCATTTTCTTATTACAAAACCTTTGTGATAGAAGAACAATTTGGGTTTAATAAAACTACTAAAAAAACCTTTATTTTAGATAAAATTAAAGGTTGGTTAATGACCATAATTGTTGGTGGAATCCTACTTGGCATCATCACATGGTTTTATCACACGACTAAAGATCTGTTCTGGATTTATGCTTGGATTTTAGTATCTGTTTTCACCATTTTTATCAACCTATTTTATTCGCGATTAATTGTTCCTATTTTTAACAAACAAACACCTTTAGAAGACGGAAGTTTGCGTGATTCTATTTCTAAATATGCTGAAAGTGTAGGCTTTAACCTAGATAAGATTTTTATCATTGACGGTTCAAAACGAAGCACAAAAGCCAATGCCTATTTTTCTGGTTTTGGAAATGAAAAGCGTGTGACACTTTACGACACTTTAGTTAATGATTTAGACGAAGATGAAATCGTTGCAGTACTAGCGCATGAGGTTGGTCATTATAAGAAAAAGCACATTATTTTCAATTTAATTTCTTCTATTTTGCTGACAGGTTTTACCCTTTTTATATTGTCTTTATTAATTGACAATCCTTTATTATCTGAAGCTTTAGGCGTACAACAAACAAGCTTTCATATCGGGTTAATTGCATTTGGAATTCTATACAGTCCGCTTTCTGAAATTACAGGATTAATTATGAATTGGTTTTCTAGAAAGTTTGAATACCAAGCAGATGATTACGCAAAAAACACCTACAAAGCTGAGCCTTTAATAACTTCACTTAAAAAGTTATCTAAAAACAGTTTAAGTAATTTAACACCTCATCCTGCGTATGTGTTTATGCATTATTCACATCCTACATTGTTAGAAAGAATTAAGAATTTAAAACTGTAA